Sequence from the Candidatus Phytoplasma solani genome:
CCACATCCGTAATTAATTTCTTTGATTTCTTTACCTGTGTTTTTATATTGTTCGTATTCACGAATAAACCAAATTGCTTTATTATCGTTGTTAAATGCTGTTTCTTTAACTAGTTTGTTTGTTTCTTGATTGTATTCTTCAATAATTGGCCAACCGTTTCTTTTAACTAATTTAATTTCATTTTTCATTTTTTTTATTTTCTCCTATTTTTGTTTAATGGTTTTTTTAAAAAGATTCTGAATAATCAAGTATAGAATTATTCATTTTTAAATATTCCTTTTCTTTTTGTTTCATCTATCCTTTTAAAAGGATAGATGAAATGTATTATTTTTTATTATCTTGTAATTTTTTAAATAATTATAATTTATAATAACAGGTTTTTCAAACTCCATAGATTTCCATTTTTCTTTTAATTCACCTGTGTTTTTATCATATTCTCTTACCAAATTAACAGTTTTACCGTCATCTTGATAATAAGTTTTTTTAATTAATTTATGTGTTATTTTGTCATATTCCTTTATAAACCAAATAGTTTTTGTATACAAATTATAAAAAGTTTCTTTAATTAGACTTTCAGTTTTTCTATCAAATTCACTTATATAATCAATATTTTTTGTATCAAAATCATAAACAGTTTTTTTCAAAAGAGTTTCTACATTTTTAAGACGTCTTTCAATACAAAAAATAGAATCAGTTTCAAAATAATATTGTATTACCTCGTAAAAATCTTTACCTAATTTATATTTAAATCCTTTAAAACTACTAATTTTATTTTCAATATTATTTTTTTCATTTTTTTGTTTCCCCTTTTTTGGATATTTTTATTTATTCTTGGTTTAATTGGTTTTTTAATGCTTCTATTTTAGTTTTTATTGTTTTTGCCTTGATTTTGACTTTTTGTGCCTCGAATTTATATTCTTCCACCCAACGTGCGAATTTTTTCGAATAATTTATGTTTTCGCGCTCCTTGGCTGTAAGGATTTGCAAATTTTTTTCTAATTCTTCAATTTGATTTTTCATTATTTTTTTCTCCTTTTCGCAGTTTAGAAAACAAAAAAAAGCTAAACTGTTTATTTTAATTTAATAAACAATTTAGCTTGTTTTTTTGTGGATTTATTTTTTGTTTTTAGGTGGTTTCGTTTTTTGGTCCGGTGGGATATCTAACAAATAAAATATTTTTTTATGATAGCAAATTCATTCTTTTATGATATGCTAAAATTAGTAATAAAAAAATTGTTGACTAATTATTTTTTAGGCTACCGAAATGCTGGTGTATTTTAGCTTTTGTTGCATAGTTCAAATTGCATCATAATTTAAAAATTTTCTAAACATTAGAATAGGTATTTGAATATGAAAACATTAATCACTTTAAAAAACTTAACTAAAGTTTTTGATAATCAATTAATTTTGCGAGGGATTAATTTAGAAATCAAACAAAATGAATTTGTGACTTTATTAGGTCCTTCTGGTTGT
This genomic interval carries:
- a CDS encoding DUF2963 domain-containing protein — translated: MENKISSFKGFKYKLGKDFYEVIQYYFETDSIFCIERRLKNVETLLKKTVYDFDTKNIDYISEFDRKTESLIKETFYNLYTKTIWFIKEYDKITHKLIKKTYYQDDGKTVNLVREYDKNTGELKEKWKSMEFEKPVIINYNYLKNYKIIKNNTFHLSF